The DNA region CTGAGGGCACGGACCCTTTTTCTTGCTCGCCTATAAAAATATCAAGGTCAAATTAATTAACAGCTGAGCAGTGAAGCAACACAAACAAAACCAGCATGCATTACGATTTGCCATGAAATGAATGGCTAATTGACAAAACACTCACAAAGGCTGGCTTTTTGATTCAGAATGAGTTTTAACTGCTTCCTCTACTCTTCCATCTCCATCAATTTGACTAGGCCCAGTGGAAACAGATTCCTGAGCTTTCCGAATTCTTTTCCTTCGTGCAACTTTCAGCCCTAGCTGTTTAAGCTTGTTAGAAATTTGAGCTGATGAAACTTTACCATCACGATCAAGAGCTTCCGCAATAAGATGACTACAATTCTGGTCATCCTTGAATCTAGATTGGCCATATTTGTTAGGAAAGATTTCAGTAAAGCTGGATGAAAAAAGTAGGTTACACTGCTAAAACAATATTGGCACAACTCAAATTATGAACACACATCATGGCCAATgctttttatattattatgttTCGGCTGATATCAGGTGTACTATGCCGGGTTAAAGGctcaagaaagaagaaagatctTAGATCAAGGAACCATACTTCTCATACAGATCCTTAATTTTCATCTCCAGTTCAGCTCCAATAACAAGTCGCTTGTTTTTTCTAGAAACCCTCTCAGTTTCATTCTCTATGGACTTTCCCTCACTGCAACAGTCGAATGCATCAAGGTCTCATTAAGATgacaatttataaaaaaatattaatcatCAAGTTGTAAGTATAAAGGACGTACTTGTCATAATTAGCTTGCCCATCAGTCTCATTATCTGAAATATATGCAGTACCTCCCTCCGCTTTGCCAGAATTTTCTCCATCACTGTAAGAAAAAAGAAGGCATATTCGTTAGCTCCTCTTGCAGTATCTCATCCATTCAGAAAATTTCGTACTTTTTTTTGTCCCTTTGGTAGACTTGTTTCGcaaaatttattcatatatcaCAATTTCCCGCTTAATAGAGGCATCAGAAACATGTCTTACTTCTCATATCCAAGGTCATGAGATAGCACGACATCAGCTTCATCTTCACCAAGTGCATCTGCTATGCTTCTACTTGTCCATCCTTTGTCCAGTGATGGACCAATTTCATCGTCCCCTAAACTGTTTGCCCAGTTTCtagtttctttcttcaaatggCCAAGCTCTTGCAATAAATACTCAGCATTAATGTAATGGCATTCTTTGCGAGTTTTCCAGAAGAGAACTTCCACAAAAAGTAGGggttgatttttcatttttttaagcaTTTTTCTGaccaaacttttcaaaaaatcGACAATATTTTCATACGCCTTGCATGGACATGACTTCTGCTCAGCTAGAATGTCATAGAATGTAGTGAGGAGTGACAACTGCAAAAGTTTTTCCATGAAAACTTTAGATGAGAAATGAACTTGAAATGGCTGCTTAAAATTATATAAAGTTGATACGTAAAGTTTCACCTGATACAACATCGGAGAGAGCCCCAGGTCATCACTTATCCTTCGCAGCATGCTGACTATGTAGTGATTGGTACTGGTCGAGTTACCCTTATAAAACTTAAGCAACCAACACAACTTCTGGATGATGCTGTGGCTTGCAAAAGCAGAAATCAAAGTTGACACCTTAAAATCAACTTCATCAGTTGCAGCTACCTGCTCATCAGCAGAAGAATCGCCTGTGCTATAACCAAGATCACCTTTGGCATAGTCAGAATCTCTGCGATCGATCTGTGCCAGACTGTCTTCAATTTTTTCTGTCTCCAACAAAGATATTTTGCATTCATCAGGCTGATCAGGGATAATGGTGTCTTCTTTCCCATTGGAAATTGTGTTTAGGCTTCTGTTCTCCGTCACACTGACTTCTGTTGATTGCTCTTCATTGGAGATGCCAATCTCTTTTTGAATGGTACCATGCTCTTCTAAGAGTTTATTTTCTGTTTCCTTCTCAATAggtgttttcttcttcctcacttTCCTAGATTTTTTAGAAACCTTAATCATAAAAGGAAATTGGTTTTAgtagtgaattttttttttccaaatggttTTAGCAGAGAGACAATAATATTTTCCCCCTTTCCCCCATCCAAAATTATGAATGCTACATACCCTCAAAGTTCCGCCTGCTTGAAGGTTTTCCATGAGCCGTAAAACTTTATAAACCATCTCTATCAAATCTGCAAGATCACTGACAAAGAAAACTTGTGAATATGAAATAAAGGCCCtcaaacaagagaaaaaaaatgtaattaattTTGGAATAACTTGCTTTTGATCAAAGACAAATGGATATTAAATCTCTTTTTCCTGGTACGTGTTTGAACAGTAGTAGGTTAAAGGCAGGTGTTTCTTGATGGTCAGGGAAAAGTCCTACCCTGTAGAATGCTGAATCATCTCCCTTTCTTAAAGATTGCATATCTAAAATTGGATGCccaacaacaaagaaaaaaatcctCTAAtctttcgttaaaactctctgaTACTGACACAACTACTAAAGAGAACCTCTCAACAGGATTTCAagtgaaaaatcatatttggaaatttaaaaaaagtgTGCATGTGgatacaaaaaggaaaaaaaaaagaccttcTGGGTTGTTTGTGAGTGTCAAATGATTTGAGTAAATTTATGAGGAAGTGCGTCATCCCCTCATCAGTCTGATCATAAAATAATTTGTAGAGAAGTATGCGAGCTGTTTGAGGCTCCTTGGAATCTGCTGGCAATAACTTAAGCACCAAATCCAGCATGCAAATctggaagaaaaataaattagttaagaagcatgttgcAAGGGCATAATTAAAATACAGTTCTTATCCCAACTTCACATATCAATAACTTGCATAGAGCTTTTGAGATATGGCAACTTAAAAATATGTCCTTCTAATGGGCCACTAAAGTGCAATTGGTCCCTTTAAAAactatgtattttttttccatCATTCGTTACACCAATGACCCTTGCATGGAAAGTAACTTAGGCCACAGAGAAGTGTTATTGGAAAGTAATGAAATAATTACCATATTTTTCATAAGAGAACCAGCTGCAGACAAAAACTTGTAGTCATGTGTTTCCTTCAAGCTATCATATGCATAACGCCACTTTGAAATGACTAGTTGAAACATAGATTCGTTCACTGATGCTGCAATGGGTCCGCAAACATCACCTTTGAAGAATGTGCTATCAGCATCTTTATCAGTGGGAGCTTCAGTTGGATCTGCTTCTGTGCCCATGCTAGGCTGGTAAATCATAGAAGATCCAggtaaaacaattaaaattctCCAACAAGAAATGTGACTTGAGTTATGTGGTGAAATGACCCAAAATGACAACCACTGTGCATAATGGACTCATTATATCAGAAGTACAATCTAAACCCTTTAGAATGGATAATGGAGAAAGACCCagttgcattgattaaattgcAGGTTGGGATAGATTGAGATGAGAAATATTGGTCCTTCTCCGTGCAAAAAGGTTAGTTTCTAAATTCTGAAAAATGAGTCCTGTTTGCAGAAAGGTTTCATTTTGCAAAAAGTAATTACCATGTCCATTTAGGAAACAACTAAACATGGTTATCCAACATAGCCTGTCTCACCTTAGAAATTGAAGACTTGTGATACTGGAAAGAAATAGCAAACTGAGCAACTTGAAAGAAGACAACAACATCACTCTTCTGAATTGAGGGGTGTTCCTTTTCAATATTCTCACGAATTGACTGCATCAGAACTGATAGACACGGACTACTTTGTAATTGTGCAATAAGACCATAATGGAAcatcaagaaaaaaaagtgaACTAACATAAAAGAGGAACGAAAAAATGACATACCATTGTAACCCCCTGATAAAAACTGGTTTACAAAATCATGGAGCAATTCTAAAATTTTATCCTTTGTTGAAGGCAATGTCCCATGATCCCaagcaattttttttactgGACCCCGGGGATTATGTGGTTTAAGCATGGTTTTACAAGAGGTAGAAGTAGGCCTTCCCTTCAAAACTGCCACAGAACCATCCTGCCGAGGAAAGCCCATTATCATTAGAGAAGAActtataaaaagttaaaaacctcACTTGCATGAGGCCATAGTGAAACTCCCTACCATGGTGAGCTGGGTAAATGTTCCACTAAATTGTGAATGGCGACTCATGTTACGTAGTCTAGAAAgtctttttttctcttcttcttcttcctccattaTGGACTTGAGACTATTTAAGGAACCAGCGGTGTTTCCATCCACCTAAAAAATACAAGTAATCAAATAGACTATAAGAAAACGGCTATCAACCACTGCATCAGTAATGTAAGTAGTAAGATTAAATCATTGAGCAAATAATTCAAAGCTCATAAGTTCAGAATATAAAGCAacaaaaggaaagaaatttcATTGGCTAAAACTTGTACTTTTTGTGGCTCTATCTATGTCTCATATTAAAGCTTCTTGTCAaggttttcatttaatttctcccattgTCTTATTTAAAATGCTCGCTAGCTCTGAACAAACGTCATTTTCCTTACAAAGAATTCAGAAAGAGATGAAGAGAAACCAACCTTAAGACCTTTTGAATATGCGTTTGCGATCAACTCTGGTTCTTGACCCATGAATATGTAATGGAAAATTTCCAATAAAAGCAAGTTATCGTGACAGAGGTAGCTACGGGAATCACCAATATGCTGGGTTATGACTAAAACTATGTCCATCACGTTCTCATGAAACAAAAGTTCTAGAAATCTATCTCTGAGTGATACAAATTGACTGGCCATTCCTCCAGCCTTCTGCTGCTGTGAAATTTCTTGAACAGCTAAGATGTTTCGGAATAAAGTAAGTACCAACTGCACCAATTTCCAGTCATCCTCCGTGAATGCATCACTGTCAAAAAGCGATGAAGAATATGTAATTTTCAAGCAACCAATGAtgcagaagatgaagcataTGTAATCTTCTCTCACCGTTCCAAATTTTCCAGTGGGCTTTCCAGAAGCGATACTATAACTGCAACAGTATCACTAGATGTAATCGAAGACTTCAACTTCCACAGAAACTCTATCTGCTGCAAAACATCATTCGACGAAGGCTCAACTGGCATAGTTAGGAACACCAGAACCTTCACtgcaaattcaaaaaaataattaaagtcATCCCTTTGGAATACGCTTTCATAAACATGTAATGAAGAGAGAAAAACGATTTTACCTGCATTCAAAACCAAGTTGGTATCAGCTTGGCAGTGTTCAATGATAGGTACCAAATGCTGATCTACAATATTCCATTTACAGACTTGCTTAAAAACATCCCGATTCTGCGGGTCATCACGCCTCAAAAACCTTAGCAAATCTTTCAGATTATCTGTCaataacaaagaaaaacaaatttcaTATCTGCCACCTGACTGGAAAAAATAACATTCCCAATCGACATCGTTTTCATCTAATCAATCGAGACCATACGATTCCTCGTGCATTCAAGCCAAATCCAAataattaagaagaaaaaataccCATTGAACGTTTGgaattaacaaagaaaattttcgaatttaaaaaattaaacggAAGAAAAATGATGCAATTTAGCCCGGTGGAATTTTACCTTCAAAATTAACCCATTTCCAACCATCAACAGTAAGTGAAATAAATAATTCCCCCCAAATCTGCCCTAGTTTCGCAATCTACTCCAACCAAAATTGCTACAAAGTCAATTTAACTAGGAAATTTTGCAATCCAAACTAAAATTATCTTCCATTTCCGGCATTTTCTCGGCATCCAAACGGAGATTTCTCGAAGACATAGATGACGTACCTAAGCAGTACTTGCCCTTCGAGTAGCCGATCCGGTTGCCATTGTCATCTTCTTCTGCAATCCCCAGATCGCAGCATATTACCGATAAGCCTTCCAAGTCCATCTTCCGTGAAACGGTGCCGTTTTCAAACGAGGGTTCGAGAGTTTGGGACTTCTGGAGGAGATGAGGAGTGGAGGAATTTGGCGCGAGAGCAATCAGATCTCCGAGAAAGGGTTTA from Malus domestica chromosome 01, GDT2T_hap1 includes:
- the LOC103443335 gene encoding uncharacterized protein, with protein sequence MDLEGLSVICCDLGIAEEDDNGNRIGYSKGKYCLDNLKDLLRFLRRDDPQNRDVFKQVCKWNIVDQHLVPIIEHCQADTNLVLNAVKVLVFLTMPVEPSSNDVLQQIEFLWKLKSSITSSDTVAVIVSLLESPLENLERDAFTEDDWKLVQLVLTLFRNILAVQEISQQQKAGGMASQFVSLRDRFLELLFHENVMDIVLVITQHIGDSRSYLCHDNLLLLEIFHYIFMGQEPELIANAYSKGLKVDGNTAGSLNSLKSIMEEEEEEKKRLSRLRNMSRHSQFSGTFTQLTMDGSVAVLKGRPTSTSCKTMLKPHNPRGPVKKIAWDHGTLPSTKDKILELLHDFVNQFLSGGYNVLMQSIRENIEKEHPSIQKSDVVVFFQVAQFAISFQYHKSSISKPSMGTEADPTEAPTDKDADSTFFKGDVCGPIAASVNESMFQLVISKWRYAYDSLKETHDYKFLSAAGSLMKNMICMLDLVLKLLPADSKEPQTARILLYKLFYDQTDEGMTHFLINLLKSFDTHKQPRSDLADLIEMVYKVLRLMENLQAGGTLRVSKKSRKVRKKKTPIEKETENKLLEEHGTIQKEIGISNEEQSTEVSVTENRSLNTISNGKEDTIIPDQPDECKISLLETEKIEDSLAQIDRRDSDYAKGDLGYSTGDSSADEQVAATDEVDFKVSTLISAFASHSIIQKLCWLLKFYKGNSTSTNHYIVSMLRRISDDLGLSPMLYQLSLLTTFYDILAEQKSCPCKAYENIVDFLKSLVRKMLKKMKNQPLLFVEVLFWKTRKECHYINAEYLLQELGHLKKETRNWANSLGDDEIGPSLDKGWTSRSIADALGEDEADVVLSHDLGYENDGENSGKAEGGTAYISDNETDGQANYDNEGKSIENETERVSRKNKRLVIGAELEMKIKDLYEKFKDDQNCSHLIAEALDRDGKVSSAQISNKLKQLGLKVARRKRIRKAQESVSTGPSQIDGDGRVEEAVKTHSESKSQPLRARKRVRALSEDQEANIRALYEQFKDHKKCSHMIANAMDGDGKFTAPQVSRKLKQLGLHIPRKKRPSGGMLKDEDHSDSNANKMHDSDDETLFSLMKRGKKDNSDELLEQTIGREALEDDCDDEILSSVLKKTRRSLSKSIDQNSEAISIQGTESGTVLENEVDEGAAAKRASLNGTEQAEVTGTSSGNPLDVGPVKTLEDLLHQEMDTDLADSEDEVGTLPVSGVSRRRSRMVLDDEDDD